A part of Candidatus Lernaella stagnicola genomic DNA contains:
- a CDS encoding radical SAM protein: MRVTLINPTIRAEERPFFFPYGLGVIAACLRDAGHHVTVYDQNVFRTSNEQVVATLRESPPPDVLAVGGLISTYGHLRQLLPLIREAFPDVPLVLGGGVTVRPDVVFARLPVDVCVVVEGEHTMLELCAAFAEGGRTFEKVPGIVFRRDGKLVWSEPRPLERNLDVFPFPAYELFPTETYLEANALSGFTGLDVGQKRCATLAWSRGCVNECTFCWRMCGRTIRFRSLDLLMDELVFLRREYGADSYFFTDECINASPRLARDLARMLIERDLVAPWYSCARVTNFDDDLAAELARSGCVGLTFGMESGSPKILAEMKKNATPQHATQALAACHRHGIIPLCPFIIGMPSETEETLRETIHFIKENRIEFFTFYFATPFPGSELFDWPDTQRRIREKFGTVESFFEAVGCLETLTLNLTKFTDEELIQWQNDATLWAQPVYDRPYVAIPEALTPRRALQPVLARAAEEGWRQVALYGAGLHTQRVLEEVDFGALNVAAIIEDNETRWGESLCGVPIISPADALAMQLDAVILSSDRFESILEKKAAPLQQAGVPVLRLYGQHAPSEAVDALIDD, from the coding sequence TGCGAGTAACCCTGATCAATCCGACAATTCGCGCCGAAGAACGGCCGTTCTTTTTCCCATACGGTCTCGGCGTGATCGCCGCCTGCCTCCGCGACGCCGGGCATCACGTCACGGTGTACGACCAAAACGTGTTTCGCACGTCCAACGAACAGGTCGTCGCAACGTTGCGGGAAAGCCCGCCACCGGATGTGCTGGCCGTCGGCGGCCTGATTTCCACCTACGGCCATTTGCGGCAGTTGCTGCCGTTGATCCGTGAAGCCTTCCCCGATGTGCCGCTGGTGTTGGGTGGCGGTGTGACGGTGCGCCCGGATGTCGTGTTCGCGCGCCTGCCGGTGGATGTATGTGTTGTGGTTGAAGGCGAGCACACGATGCTGGAATTGTGCGCCGCGTTCGCTGAAGGTGGTCGCACCTTCGAAAAAGTGCCGGGCATTGTTTTTCGACGCGACGGCAAGCTGGTGTGGTCCGAGCCGCGCCCGCTGGAGCGCAACCTCGATGTCTTTCCATTTCCGGCCTACGAATTGTTCCCAACCGAGACGTACTTGGAAGCCAACGCCCTCAGCGGTTTCACGGGCCTGGATGTCGGCCAGAAGCGCTGCGCCACGTTGGCGTGGAGCCGCGGCTGTGTGAACGAATGCACGTTCTGTTGGCGCATGTGCGGTCGTACGATTCGTTTTCGCTCGCTCGACTTGCTGATGGACGAACTCGTTTTCCTGCGCCGCGAATATGGCGCCGACAGTTATTTTTTTACTGACGAATGCATCAACGCCAGCCCGCGCCTAGCGCGCGATTTGGCGCGCATGTTGATCGAACGTGACCTGGTTGCCCCGTGGTACAGTTGCGCCCGCGTCACGAATTTCGATGATGACCTCGCCGCCGAGTTGGCTCGTTCCGGCTGTGTGGGGTTAACCTTCGGCATGGAAAGCGGCAGCCCGAAAATCCTTGCCGAAATGAAAAAAAACGCGACGCCACAACACGCGACCCAGGCGCTGGCCGCCTGCCACCGGCACGGCATTATTCCCCTGTGTCCGTTCATCATCGGCATGCCGAGCGAAACGGAAGAAACCCTCCGGGAGACCATCCACTTCATCAAAGAAAACCGCATCGAGTTCTTCACCTTCTACTTCGCGACTCCGTTTCCGGGTTCCGAACTCTTCGATTGGCCCGACACCCAGCGACGGATTCGCGAGAAATTCGGTACCGTCGAAAGCTTTTTCGAAGCGGTTGGTTGTTTGGAGACTTTGACCCTCAACCTCACGAAATTCACCGATGAAGAATTGATACAGTGGCAAAACGACGCCACGCTGTGGGCGCAGCCGGTCTATGACCGGCCCTACGTCGCCATTCCCGAGGCGCTCACGCCGCGTCGAGCGTTGCAGCCGGTCCTGGCCCGCGCCGCCGAGGAAGGTTGGCGGCAGGTGGCGCTGTACGGGGCCGGTCTACACACACAGCGTGTTTTGGAGGAAGTCGATTTCGGCGCGCTGAACGTGGCGGCGATCATCGAGGACAACGAGACGCGCTGGGGCGAGTCGCTCTGCGGCGTGCCGATCATCAGCCCGGCGGATGCGCTCGCGATGCAACTCGACGCGGTGATCTTGAGTTCGGACCGCTTCGAATCGATCTTGGAGAAAAAAGCCGCGCCGCTGCAGCAGGCCGGTGTGCCCGTGCTGCGTTTGTACGGCCAACATGCGCCGTCCGAAGCCGTCGACGCGCTGATCGACGACTGA
- a CDS encoding glycosyltransferase: MSEHLERNLTALQRHQGELVKRLLAAPRDPSYQLAQTSDGSLVVLRTGGAQPVALSQPKQAAALAAQFADQREALVAGKEPLCFSGLRAGYEVREMISRLRRTDYEAARGVYVFEESFDIFRLALAAHDWRELIEAGNLFFFVGPDAPARAVTFFTEDLGKPPPQQVVPLGSQEQARRVLAVLQTIVQELSNRVGEWKRQIQAYLDELTPEKLAQVYFTPEKLRFILVSNKLSYFVQHSIRDLRRALETMGASVLVLEEQSVVDRMTGPLQLRALAEFQPHGVMMIDHTRHESPGLYPAALPFFAFLQDYMQDLMTPEAAAQAVPRDLFVGCVANLVRHEKRQCVLLPAWSSPETYAPESDEEGRDFACDVCFVSNLSQSHEAAYTSLRGKWIALEPRLGPVIDRIYARALELDRDGRMFADSFAFRQWTEKILAEAGVTLARPLVFTIDVYDRLINLMLRHQPLEWAAAAGYKLALYGRGWEKHPRLARFAKGVADNGPELAAIYRAAPIHLHVNQYNLEHPRIVDGLLAGAFFLVRETRSLGLLELDECFFATREQLLEKIAAFRDRPETRREVVARNRQRIRRWATYEKGLRVSFTHFALLRLMETIRDETLPSAATENATAKLVERFALDPVRFGLHVLIESAIAAGHLPEGAGDALESWDEYGRQWGSDAWEDLLAPGDVEKLAANLGKALAAKPETAAVVHELLLAWRQRDTAYELAHRLALAGLTPPAGHTDEAAQLRAEHACSLPLLRHRLHEDDIDARCRLRGAHTKRWSHEDHIAFTDAAELGRLRYPMAAGQALEKAVQRVAAQNPWPVIAAASHAILSGDLDHAEALLTRFVSESAPPAELRYAQVLRAWSQSSRGDIEGALGGLPELGPDSSAWQVAATLRARGHAAAREWKSVVEWTAHEAAFDNPRLHEAATGYRALAEAALENGATWRKWNGEARFTVEQIPLPSLPRGVMRVRQLVTCGDYLAFSCPAAPAGLAFFDPATRRWELPDAAATSSWHPEFALASTGSQAVAASWSSREVIVLDREGGAAEHWSLPEGFGVAANFAVSPAGAVVIADSFHGCLWHRSPEGDWRRLSHPVSSAESALIRWTGEDFLLATGDEVVRVTEAGEAGQAGKLVGPVLDVAPGQDGLLCLHAGPYRIAQYDSAGRPTWEAAVFGDFVPWHLAGVAALGGTIYTADDRHGCLLGLRVKE; this comes from the coding sequence GTGAGCGAGCACCTCGAGCGCAATTTGACTGCTTTGCAGCGGCATCAGGGCGAACTTGTCAAACGCCTGCTGGCCGCGCCGCGCGACCCCTCCTACCAATTGGCGCAGACTTCCGACGGCAGCCTCGTCGTGTTGCGGACCGGCGGCGCGCAGCCCGTCGCGCTCAGCCAGCCGAAACAGGCGGCGGCGCTGGCGGCGCAATTCGCCGATCAGCGCGAGGCGCTCGTGGCGGGCAAAGAACCGCTTTGTTTTTCCGGCCTGCGGGCCGGGTATGAAGTGCGCGAGATGATCTCACGCCTGCGTCGGACGGACTACGAGGCGGCGCGGGGCGTGTACGTCTTCGAAGAAAGTTTCGATATTTTTCGCCTGGCCCTGGCGGCGCATGATTGGCGCGAGTTAATCGAGGCCGGCAATCTCTTTTTCTTCGTCGGGCCCGACGCTCCCGCACGCGCTGTGACGTTTTTCACGGAAGATCTGGGCAAGCCGCCGCCGCAGCAAGTCGTTCCGTTGGGATCGCAGGAACAGGCCCGCCGCGTTCTGGCCGTGCTGCAGACGATCGTGCAGGAATTGTCGAACCGCGTGGGCGAGTGGAAGCGGCAAATCCAAGCCTACCTCGATGAGTTGACGCCGGAGAAGCTGGCGCAAGTTTATTTCACGCCCGAGAAGCTGCGATTTATCCTCGTGAGCAACAAGTTGTCGTACTTCGTCCAGCATTCGATTCGCGACCTTCGCCGGGCGCTGGAAACGATGGGCGCCTCGGTGCTCGTGCTGGAAGAGCAATCGGTTGTCGACCGCATGACCGGCCCGCTGCAGCTTCGCGCCCTCGCGGAGTTCCAGCCGCACGGCGTGATGATGATCGACCACACGCGGCATGAGTCGCCGGGCCTGTACCCCGCCGCGCTGCCCTTTTTCGCGTTTTTGCAGGATTACATGCAGGATTTGATGACGCCGGAGGCGGCGGCGCAGGCCGTGCCGCGCGATCTGTTCGTGGGCTGCGTGGCCAACCTGGTGCGGCATGAGAAGCGGCAGTGCGTGTTGTTGCCCGCCTGGAGCAGCCCGGAAACCTATGCGCCGGAGTCGGACGAGGAAGGTCGAGATTTCGCCTGCGACGTGTGTTTCGTCAGCAATCTTTCGCAGTCGCACGAGGCGGCGTACACCTCGTTGCGCGGCAAATGGATCGCGTTGGAACCGCGGCTCGGGCCGGTGATCGACCGCATCTACGCACGGGCGCTGGAACTGGACCGCGACGGCCGGATGTTCGCCGACTCCTTCGCGTTTCGGCAATGGACGGAAAAAATTCTGGCCGAGGCCGGTGTGACGTTGGCGCGACCGTTGGTGTTCACCATCGATGTGTACGACCGCTTGATCAACCTCATGTTGCGGCATCAACCCTTGGAATGGGCCGCGGCGGCCGGGTACAAGCTCGCGTTGTACGGGCGCGGTTGGGAGAAGCATCCGCGGCTGGCCCGCTTCGCCAAGGGAGTGGCGGACAACGGCCCGGAGCTGGCCGCGATCTACCGCGCCGCGCCGATTCACCTGCACGTCAACCAGTACAACCTGGAGCACCCGCGCATCGTCGACGGCTTACTGGCCGGGGCGTTTTTTCTCGTGCGCGAGACGCGGAGCCTCGGGTTGCTGGAATTGGACGAGTGCTTTTTCGCGACGCGGGAACAGTTGCTGGAGAAGATCGCAGCGTTCCGCGATCGACCGGAAACGCGGCGGGAAGTCGTCGCACGAAACCGGCAACGCATCCGCCGGTGGGCGACGTACGAAAAAGGCTTGCGGGTGTCGTTTACGCATTTCGCGTTGCTGCGCCTGATGGAAACCATCCGCGACGAAACACTGCCGAGCGCGGCGACGGAAAACGCTACCGCGAAGCTCGTCGAACGCTTCGCCCTGGATCCGGTGCGCTTCGGCCTGCACGTGCTGATCGAGTCGGCGATCGCGGCCGGTCACCTGCCCGAGGGCGCCGGGGACGCCTTGGAATCGTGGGACGAGTACGGTCGTCAATGGGGCTCGGACGCGTGGGAGGATCTCCTCGCGCCGGGTGATGTGGAGAAACTCGCCGCGAACCTGGGAAAAGCGCTTGCCGCAAAGCCGGAAACGGCGGCGGTCGTTCACGAACTACTTCTCGCGTGGCGGCAGCGCGATACGGCCTACGAGCTGGCCCACCGTCTCGCCCTTGCCGGGTTGACGCCGCCGGCGGGTCACACCGACGAGGCTGCGCAACTGCGGGCCGAGCACGCATGCAGTCTTCCATTGTTGCGCCACAGGCTGCACGAGGATGACATCGACGCTCGCTGCCGATTGCGCGGCGCGCACACCAAACGCTGGTCGCACGAGGACCACATCGCCTTTACCGACGCGGCGGAATTGGGTCGGCTGCGGTATCCGATGGCCGCCGGGCAGGCCTTGGAGAAAGCCGTGCAAAGGGTGGCGGCGCAAAATCCGTGGCCGGTGATTGCGGCGGCGAGCCATGCGATCTTGAGCGGCGACTTGGATCACGCCGAGGCGCTGTTGACGCGATTCGTTTCCGAGAGCGCCCCGCCGGCAGAGTTGCGGTACGCGCAGGTGCTTCGCGCCTGGTCGCAATCGTCGCGCGGTGATATCGAAGGCGCGTTGGGCGGCTTGCCGGAACTCGGGCCGGATTCTTCGGCCTGGCAGGTTGCGGCCACGCTGCGGGCGCGCGGTCATGCGGCGGCCCGCGAGTGGAAGAGCGTCGTCGAATGGACGGCGCATGAGGCGGCGTTTGACAATCCGCGGCTTCACGAAGCGGCGACCGGTTATCGCGCGTTGGCCGAGGCCGCGCTGGAAAACGGCGCGACGTGGCGCAAGTGGAACGGCGAGGCGCGTTTCACGGTGGAACAGATTCCGCTGCCGTCGCTGCCGCGCGGCGTGATGCGCGTGCGGCAACTGGTGACGTGCGGCGACTATCTAGCGTTTTCCTGCCCGGCGGCTCCGGCGGGTTTGGCGTTTTTTGATCCGGCGACGCGGCGGTGGGAGTTACCCGACGCGGCGGCGACAAGCTCGTGGCACCCGGAGTTCGCGTTGGCGTCGACCGGCTCACAAGCGGTGGCGGCTTCGTGGAGCAGCCGGGAGGTCATCGTGTTGGACCGGGAGGGCGGCGCAGCCGAGCACTGGTCGTTACCGGAAGGCTTCGGCGTCGCGGCTAATTTCGCGGTGAGCCCGGCCGGTGCCGTGGTCATCGCCGATTCCTTTCACGGCTGCCTGTGGCATCGCTCGCCGGAGGGCGATTGGCGGCGCTTGTCACACCCGGTGTCTTCCGCCGAATCCGCACTGATCCGCTGGACGGGTGAAGATTTTTTGCTGGCGACGGGAGATGAAGTCGTGCGCGTTACCGAAGCGGGCGAGGCGGGGCAAGCCGGTAAGCTTGTGGGGCCCGTCCTTGACGTCGCGCCGGGGCAAGATGGTTTGCTGTGTCTGCACGCCGGGCCATATCGAATCGCGCAGTACGATTCGGCGGGGCGACCCACTTGGGAGGCGGCGGTGTTCGGCGATTTCGTGCCGTGGCACTTGGCGGGCGTGGCCGCGCTGGGCGGGACGATCTACACGGCGGACGATCGGCACGGCTGTTTGCTTGGTTTGCGGGTGAAAGAGTAG
- a CDS encoding OFA family MFS transporter, translating into MSEKVQNRWLVVVGAILIQLCLGAIYAWSVFTKPLVEAGWSKTQTQLVFSAGLALFAVVMVAAGRAMPKVGPQKLTFASAIVLGLGYVLAGLFGGTSFWAIFLLVGVVGGAGIGLGYVVPIAVGMRWFPDKKGMITGLAVAGFGFGAMLWVKLAGAWGHLIETMGLSTTFLIYGIIFAAAVFLGGIWMKFPPEGWLPEGYEPPKATGGAAPAAGTVDFTAGQMLSTPQFYMILLTFAFGASAGLMSIGLMKLWPTQALMAGGMDEVAASAIAGTAMAVFFSLANGIGRIAWGTVSDKLGAKLSIILMTATQGVFVILFQWMAGNEYSLYLFATLIGFNFGGNFALFPMITAGTFGVKNVGQNYGWVFLAYGVGGIFGPILGGKLGDLDKFPLAFTICGILCLVAAGIIALVKAPSKAPA; encoded by the coding sequence ATGAGCGAAAAAGTCCAAAACCGCTGGTTAGTCGTTGTCGGAGCGATCTTGATCCAGCTCTGCCTCGGCGCAATTTACGCCTGGTCCGTGTTTACCAAGCCGCTGGTCGAGGCGGGCTGGTCCAAAACCCAAACGCAACTCGTTTTCTCGGCCGGTCTGGCGCTGTTCGCGGTCGTGATGGTGGCGGCCGGGCGCGCGATGCCTAAGGTCGGCCCACAAAAACTCACCTTCGCCAGCGCCATCGTGCTCGGCTTGGGTTATGTGCTGGCCGGTTTGTTCGGCGGCACGAGTTTTTGGGCGATTTTCCTACTCGTGGGCGTCGTGGGCGGCGCGGGCATCGGCCTGGGCTACGTCGTGCCGATCGCCGTGGGCATGCGCTGGTTCCCGGACAAAAAAGGAATGATCACGGGTCTGGCCGTGGCCGGTTTCGGTTTCGGCGCCATGTTGTGGGTCAAACTGGCCGGCGCGTGGGGCCACTTGATTGAGACCATGGGCCTGTCCACGACCTTCCTGATCTACGGCATCATCTTCGCCGCCGCCGTTTTCCTCGGCGGTATCTGGATGAAATTCCCGCCCGAAGGCTGGCTGCCGGAAGGTTACGAGCCGCCCAAAGCCACCGGCGGCGCCGCGCCTGCCGCGGGTACGGTCGATTTCACCGCGGGCCAAATGCTCTCTACGCCGCAGTTCTACATGATTCTTTTGACCTTCGCCTTCGGCGCCAGCGCCGGCCTGATGAGCATCGGCCTGATGAAACTTTGGCCGACGCAAGCACTCATGGCGGGCGGCATGGACGAAGTCGCTGCCAGCGCCATCGCGGGTACGGCCATGGCCGTGTTTTTCTCGCTGGCCAACGGCATCGGCCGCATCGCTTGGGGTACGGTCAGCGACAAGCTCGGCGCGAAATTGTCGATCATCCTGATGACCGCCACCCAGGGCGTGTTCGTCATTCTGTTCCAGTGGATGGCCGGAAACGAATACTCGCTCTACCTGTTCGCCACGCTGATCGGCTTCAATTTCGGCGGCAACTTCGCTCTGTTCCCGATGATCACCGCGGGCACCTTCGGCGTCAAAAACGTCGGCCAGAACTACGGTTGGGTGTTCCTCGCCTACGGCGTGGGCGGTATCTTCGGACCCATCTTGGGCGGCAAACTCGGCGACCTGGACAAGTTCCCCCTCGCCTTCACCATCTGCGGCATCCTTTGCCTCGTGGCCGCGGGCATCATTGCCCTGGTCAAAGCGCCGTCGAAGGCCCCTGCATAA
- a CDS encoding MFS transporter, with the protein MDNPIREKTKVLIGVCAVQAAVGAIHAWPVFATLLRQAGATPAGTRAVGTAMNVMWLAGLFVAAYAIKKHNAQRLLMVGGGLAAAGYVLAGVFGARVLMNLLFVGFFAGAGLGIAFGVSLDRGIRWFSDRPGLLLGAAFASAGFSGMLFSRLGGSLQSLGPFSTRLTYFVFGGLILVLHIAGAYLLRSPAEEEDVPPFSTGELWRSADFFRVVVVAVLALGATGLVMKLLKTYPAEQLIAHGDLRDNQARMVAVIAMGFFFSFANGIGRLVWGLLADAWGARRVFAVLLFAQAVFTVLFLGMTQNIWLVYLGCAVLGWNYGGMYSLLGTFAATRFGTAHFARLFAWIFLAYAVLDTFIEATLLQSMAAVPAPALFTAAAVLTLAAAGLMATAKPRQA; encoded by the coding sequence GTGGATAATCCCATTCGCGAAAAAACGAAAGTATTGATTGGCGTTTGCGCCGTGCAAGCGGCGGTCGGCGCGATTCACGCGTGGCCTGTTTTCGCGACGCTTTTACGCCAAGCCGGGGCGACGCCGGCGGGTACCCGGGCCGTCGGCACCGCGATGAATGTAATGTGGTTGGCCGGGTTGTTCGTGGCCGCTTACGCGATTAAGAAACACAACGCCCAGCGTCTGCTGATGGTCGGCGGCGGGCTGGCGGCGGCGGGATACGTTCTGGCCGGCGTCTTCGGCGCGCGCGTGTTGATGAACCTGCTTTTCGTCGGCTTTTTTGCCGGCGCGGGTCTGGGAATCGCGTTCGGCGTCAGTCTCGACCGCGGCATCCGCTGGTTTTCGGATCGTCCCGGTTTGCTGCTCGGCGCGGCGTTCGCGTCGGCGGGATTCAGCGGTATGCTTTTTTCCCGGCTCGGCGGCAGCCTGCAATCGCTCGGACCTTTCTCGACGCGTCTCACGTACTTCGTTTTCGGCGGCTTGATCCTCGTGTTGCACATCGCGGGCGCTTATTTGCTGCGTTCTCCCGCAGAAGAGGAAGATGTGCCGCCCTTTTCGACCGGCGAGCTTTGGCGTTCGGCTGATTTCTTCCGGGTGGTCGTCGTGGCGGTTCTCGCCTTGGGCGCTACGGGGCTGGTGATGAAGCTGCTCAAAACGTATCCGGCGGAACAGCTAATCGCCCACGGGGACCTGCGCGATAACCAAGCGCGCATGGTGGCCGTGATCGCCATGGGGTTTTTCTTTTCCTTCGCCAACGGCATCGGCCGGTTGGTGTGGGGTCTGCTTGCCGACGCTTGGGGAGCGCGACGCGTTTTCGCCGTGTTGCTTTTCGCCCAGGCGGTCTTCACGGTGCTGTTCCTGGGCATGACGCAGAATATCTGGCTCGTCTACCTGGGCTGCGCCGTTCTTGGTTGGAACTACGGCGGCATGTATTCGTTACTTGGCACGTTCGCGGCAACACGTTTCGGCACGGCGCATTTCGCGCGCTTGTTCGCCTGGATCTTCCTCGCGTACGCGGTGCTGGACACTTTCATCGAAGCGACTCTGCTGCAGTCGATGGCGGCAGTACCGGCGCCGGCGCTGTTTACGGCCGCGGCGGTTCTCACGTTGGCGGCAGCCGGTTTGATGGCGACAGCCAAGCCGCGTCAAGCTTGA
- a CDS encoding cytidine deaminase — protein MRSLLSAARRAMSHALPHVSGYRVGAALRTATGEVFTGVNVESPSLLQVFCAERVALLKALSEGQTAFTHIAVVAEQSTPATPCGLCRQMLHEFAAGIVVVTEDQDGTPLAKPLADYLPEAFDGP, from the coding sequence ATGCGCTCTTTGCTCTCGGCGGCTCGTCGCGCCATGAGTCATGCTCTGCCCCATGTCAGCGGATACCGCGTCGGCGCCGCCTTGCGCACGGCAACCGGCGAGGTCTTCACCGGCGTCAACGTGGAAAGCCCCAGTCTTCTACAGGTTTTTTGCGCCGAGCGCGTCGCCTTGCTCAAGGCGCTGAGCGAGGGACAAACCGCGTTCACCCACATCGCCGTGGTGGCGGAACAAAGCACCCCGGCTACGCCCTGCGGCCTGTGTCGCCAGATGCTGCATGAGTTCGCGGCGGGTATTGTGGTGGTCACCGAAGATCAGGACGGAACGCCGCTCGCCAAGCCTCTTGCCGACTACCTGCCCGAAGCCTTCGACGGCCCCTGA
- a CDS encoding DUF5610 domain-containing protein, which produces MPIDPITPGAVAPNQPANAKKTDLAAPAKLQAGDKVAQRDERFPFAVYAKHTLDQLRSLVQSVSDGFNLDEFDPSPDAVSDTIAGFAVGMFGAYREQHPELSDDEAINKYEKLIGNAVNKGYNEALAILQGMDINDENTMGQIQQTHNLIFEKLDRFFTEQRDLVAQQNSDKADVIL; this is translated from the coding sequence ATGCCGATCGATCCCATTACCCCTGGCGCTGTCGCCCCGAATCAACCGGCCAACGCGAAAAAAACGGACCTGGCAGCACCCGCCAAGCTGCAGGCCGGCGACAAAGTGGCGCAGCGGGATGAAAGATTCCCCTTCGCCGTGTACGCCAAGCACACGCTGGACCAACTGCGTTCGCTCGTCCAATCAGTCTCGGACGGATTCAACCTGGACGAATTCGACCCCTCGCCCGATGCTGTCTCCGATACCATCGCCGGTTTCGCGGTCGGCATGTTCGGCGCGTATCGCGAACAGCACCCGGAGCTCTCCGACGACGAAGCGATCAACAAATACGAAAAGCTCATCGGCAATGCGGTCAACAAAGGGTACAACGAGGCGCTGGCGATCCTGCAGGGAATGGACATCAACGACGAGAACACGATGGGCCAGATCCAACAAACCCACAACCTGATTTTCGAGAAGCTCGACCGCTTCTTTACCGAACAAAGAGACCTCGTCGCGCAGCAAAACAGCGACAAAGCGGACGTAATTTTGTGA